In one Streptomyces sp. NBC_00597 genomic region, the following are encoded:
- a CDS encoding site-specific integrase, whose translation MQLFFTNKRKVWKVGEVAGLGHVQLTDLFERRRIPAGTPILLDEAMRPVEPVSTWFRKISLSGLDAKTMRSYAYTVLMLLNFLAARGLDLRSATESDIQEFRQWRREDAEEPVGEATWDRDSAAISGLYDFLLQDGFVEVRPWRATGRRASLRMGTSRDLRVRHMELEQYLYCRDVGFGGLAPDARLDATFRGWRPHRNRAACELALMTGMRIQEWATLLLPELGLETGLRPRTTDVALGACAKYGRPRSVYVPMDAMELLDPYLHIERPEIVAKAQSTLRRQRRDLFVVQRFEADASKVRGVLDGRTVTRVIKDMKPDLRRITVLETGDGLDPLALFIGQGGRMLTFSGWDRIRWRAWERMKQWAAQVAVPQLPRSCWVYHDLRHTFALRLLIFLTREGLNDAQDQGLPMSTLLEHMTGNPLLVVQRRLGHAQPSTTYRYIRYLKDPMREVDDAFREWTASGGASYITVARHLLNLEEHVHAAQR comes from the coding sequence GTGCAGCTGTTCTTCACCAACAAGCGGAAGGTCTGGAAGGTCGGTGAGGTCGCCGGCCTGGGGCACGTCCAGCTCACGGACCTATTCGAGCGACGTCGCATACCCGCAGGGACACCGATCCTGCTCGACGAGGCGATGCGCCCGGTGGAACCGGTCTCGACGTGGTTCCGGAAGATCTCCTTGAGTGGCCTGGACGCGAAGACGATGCGGTCGTACGCGTACACCGTCCTGATGCTGCTGAATTTCCTGGCGGCGCGGGGGCTGGATCTGCGCTCGGCCACCGAGTCGGATATCCAGGAATTCCGGCAGTGGCGGCGTGAGGACGCGGAGGAGCCAGTTGGCGAGGCGACCTGGGACCGTGATTCGGCAGCCATCAGCGGGCTCTACGACTTCCTGCTCCAGGACGGCTTTGTCGAGGTCCGCCCCTGGCGGGCAACGGGGCGGAGAGCATCACTTCGCATGGGAACCAGCCGTGATCTGCGGGTTCGCCATATGGAGCTGGAGCAGTACCTCTACTGCCGGGACGTAGGTTTCGGCGGGCTGGCGCCAGATGCGCGTCTGGACGCGACGTTTCGGGGATGGCGACCGCACCGCAACCGGGCGGCATGCGAGCTCGCGCTCATGACCGGCATGCGCATCCAGGAGTGGGCGACTCTCCTGCTGCCGGAACTCGGGCTGGAAACCGGCCTGCGGCCGCGGACCACGGACGTTGCCCTGGGCGCGTGCGCGAAGTACGGACGACCGCGCTCCGTCTATGTCCCCATGGACGCCATGGAGTTGCTGGACCCGTACCTGCACATCGAGCGCCCGGAGATCGTCGCGAAAGCCCAGTCCACTCTGCGTCGGCAGCGCCGGGATCTCTTTGTGGTCCAGCGATTCGAGGCAGACGCTTCGAAGGTCCGCGGGGTTCTCGACGGCCGAACGGTGACGCGGGTGATCAAGGACATGAAGCCCGATCTCCGCCGTATCACCGTGCTGGAGACCGGAGACGGCCTGGATCCGTTGGCCCTGTTCATTGGGCAGGGAGGGCGGATGCTCACCTTCTCGGGCTGGGACCGGATCCGCTGGCGGGCCTGGGAACGGATGAAGCAGTGGGCAGCTCAGGTCGCGGTTCCGCAGTTGCCTCGCAGCTGCTGGGTCTACCACGACCTGCGGCACACGTTCGCTCTGCGCCTGCTGATCTTCCTTACGCGCGAGGGGTTGAACGACGCCCAGGACCAGGGCCTGCCGATGTCGACGCTTCTGGAGCACATGACCGGCAATCCTCTGCTGGTCGTTCAGCGCCGACTCGGACATGCCCAGCCATCCACGACCTATCGCTACATCCGCTACCTAAAGGACCCCATGCGGGAGGTCGACGATGCCTTCCGTGAGTGGACCGCATCCGGCGGCGCTTCGTACATCACCGTTGCCCGTCATCTGCTGAATCTTGAGGAGCACGTTCATGCCGCGCAGAGGTGA